CGCGGCTCTGGCAGGATGTGCATCAGCAGTTTTAATGGTTGCACGCATGATAACCGCCTTTCTTTTGAGAATATGATAATTCATGTCAAGAAGGCTGTCAAGCTGAAATGGCACCAGCCTCTCGGTCTTTTCGCCCATGGCGCCCTTCTGAAAATAAGAGCGCACACGGTCCCAGAGGGACAGGGCCTTGCCGACATAGATCACGTACCCCTTTCCGTCCTTCATGAGGTAGACCCCCGGCGAATCCGGGAGGTTCTGGAGTTTTTCTTCGAGGGTCATGGCAGGATCATATTACCACGGATTTGCCTCTGTGAGAAACGAAGATCTTTTATTATCTTGACACGCGTATAGGCATAAATTTTCGCCTGTCAACTGAAAAATCAGCACTGCGGGTACCTTTACTAACAACGTGGTACGCAAACTGCCATTCACCTTCACAGGCTTCTGGGCAAGCGGAAAAGTCATTGGTATTTTAGAATTCCGCTTAAGATGAGATTGTAAGCATAATAAAAACGATGTATGCAACAGGCCCTAAATGGCATATATGTTGCTAAACTCGATAATTCCGGAAATCCGTGCTTTACTATCCCCCATAGTAAAGATCTAAAAACAAGGGGGATAGTCAATAACTGGTTGTACTGGAGAAACTATATGAGAACTCTTTTACTCATTATTGTCCTACTTGGACTGGGTTGTGCAACTCCGATGAAGTATACCAATTCAACATTTACAACCTATGACAAAAACACCGAATATGCAATCGACCCGATGGACGATGGATTTTCTATAACAGTCTACTATTCCCGCTATCAGTTTTTCCCTGAAAGTGACGCGGTTGCAGTTGCCTGTAAAAGCGCACTCACGGCGCTTGCTTACGACTATGCAGACAAAAATAATAAGAAAATTCAAACCATCAATGAACAACGAATTAAAATTTCAATGGGCCGAAATGATTTTAGCGGAATCACTTCCTGTTCTGCAAATGCTTTAGCTCAATGGCAAAAGTGAATCTAACAGCATAAAACTAATAATAAGTTCCACCACTACGGTAAGAACGTTTACCATTTTGTCCCTCATGAAAGGCATCAATGACCACTCCGAAAAGTAATCAAAAAAGATTGAAAGCAGTTCCGCAAACTGTTTCGGACACTGACCCCATGGCGTCTTTGAGAATAAAACTCCAAGCGTGTGACATTGAAGTTCAAAATTATGTTGCTGCATTGGAGGCGGAAAATCTTAAACTTACAAAACAGATTACGAAGTTTCAAGTTGATAATGTAACGCTTAACAACAGGGTCAAGTCGTTTATTGAACAATATAAGGCAGATAAACGGGAATTTATTGGCGATGCGTTGTCTGTATCGGAAGAAACTGAACTTATCGCGAAAGCTGAGCATGAGGCCTCCAAACGTGATGTGTCGCGTTTCTTAAAGAAATCGCCCTCATCGAAATAGCAAAAGACATTACAACCACCGCGTCGTGTCCGACCGCTTCGCGGCGGTACACGCGGGCGATAGCCCGTCGCTTCGCGACGCGCTATCGCCCCGGGTGAGCGGCTGATCCTGATATCCCGCGAAAACAGCGCGGGCTATCAAACCGGATCGAGACGGACGGGCCCCTGCGGGGCCAGCCGCTCACCCGGGGCGTTATACAGTAATAAATCGACTCAGGAGATGAAATGGAACTAACAGAGCAAGAACGAAAGTTTGCGGAGTTTTCAGCAAAACGGTATCACAGCTTATTGAATCAAAAAAGCCAATTGATTGGGTGGATTGGCGTTGCTCTCTTTGGTCTTGGCGTACTGCAACTTATCCCGATGTCTGTTTCGACTCAAAAGTTATTTCTTCGAGCTGGTTTCATTCTAATCGTTATGAGTATAATCCTGTTCGCAATGACGATTATAGGCAAACTCTATATCCGGAATCAAGAACTTAATCGAAAGCGCATGGATTGAAATGTATTGCACGGTCGAGACCGCCGCGCCTTCTCTGAGAGGAACTTATGAATTCTGAGCAACGGAATTTACAGCATCCAGTTTGGGACATCTATGATGAATATAGAACTGCAAGATTAAATGCGAGAATAAATGAATACCATTTAGCAAACTATAAAAAATGGAATTTTCTCGTTGAATTTACTTTAGCATTAACTGCTTCGTCTAGTGTCGCAAGTTTTTGGTTTTGGCAAGATGCACCTGGACAAACTGTTTGGAAATATCTCTCAGTGTTAACCGCAGTTCTTGCAGTTCTGAACTGCCTATGTTGGATCTTAGTGGCAAAATCCAAAAATATAGTGAAATATTATCGGATTTTAAATCATTAGAACATGATTTTCATAAACTCACTATATTGATAAATCAACAACAAAGATATGACAATGAGTTTAAAGATCAGTTTTATTATCTCCTAGATCAAAAGAGATTTATAAATCAAAAAACTAATGAAGGAACAATTAGAAAGAGCAAAAAACGCGAGTTCGAAAGACAGGTAGCAAATGAACTCCCGGCTCACTGCTTTTACATTCCGGAGGCCTGATTATGTCAGAAAAAAAACAACCGCCAAAAGTGCCATCTCAGCCCGAGCGTCCAACCCCGCAACCCCCTTGTCCAACACCAAAAGACACTCCACGGCCAGAAAGAAAAATCGAGAATCCGACTCAACCGTGGCCGCGTGCATAATTTTGATTTATGGTAAATTGAGTAATAATCAGGGTCACTCACGACAGTGGCGGGCGGTTAAATCGGGTAGAGCTGTGCGAAACCCAACGCGATGACTACAACATGCGCGTCCACATCGACTCGCCAAAAAGCGGCGAGTGACGCGCGTGTTCATCCTGCCGGCCAATCGCGAACTCCCTTCCGTGTTGTAATAATTGACAGGCCCGTTCTGTCGGCTTGATCTTTTCGAGAATCCTATTTGGTATCAAATCTAATTCGACCTTGAATATCATCACCAACCCATCCCCACCTTAATCCTCCCCGTTGCTCACACGAGGCTCGCAGCACACGAAGTAAAACACAATGAGAATCTGTCTTTTAAAAATTAGAGTCTGTATTTAAACTCTCTTTTTCGTCATACCGAACTTGATCCGGCATCCAGAGACTTATGAAAAGACTGGATTCCTGCCTTCGCAGGAATGACGATCTTAAGCAAACGGCAATTAAAATACAGACTCTAATTAAAGCCTTCCTTCGTGGCTTGGTGGCTTCGTGTGAGAATGACACATCTCTCTATGCCGAGACAGTTAATCTCACATCTGACATTCGCTGTATGAATGCACAAAATTGTCGAATACATGAAAACAACAAAATCAACAAGTTGATTGACCAAGACCCGCAACCCGTTCGACAAATTTTTCCGTTCACTTCCCCACTGATACATCTGAAATTCTAAAACCCCTGCAAAAGCAGCACATTATGTTTTGGCATGCATGTTGTAATAGAAAGAACCTGAGAGCGTATACAGGAGGTGCATAATGTTTTTCAACAGCAATGGATGTCAGAACATAGGACCACATGATCTGATAAAAAAATTAGAAACAGGTGAGGATTTTCTTCTGCTTGATGTACGCACTCCGCAGGAGAACGCTGCGCAGGCGATCCAGGGGTCGTATCTGCTCCCGCTCCAGGAACTCGGCTACCGGATCGACGAGCTGCCGAAAAATAAAGAGATCGTGGTCTACTGCAGGGTCGGGAACAGAAGCGCCCATGCCTGTTCCTATCTTTCGCGCATGGGATACAAGGTAAAAAATCTTGAAGGCGGGATCATGACATGGAACATGCTCGAAAATGTTTCGATGACCAGGGCATCATAATGAAAAGCAGGAAGTGCAAAATTGCGCGTATCGCAACATATCTGATATTGATCACGCTGTTGACCTTTATGGCGGCAGCTTACAGCTATGCTGTCGAGACGTTGACCCTCGATCAGGCGATCGACAAGGCGCTCAAGAACAACCCGGGTCTCAAAGCCGCTGATGCGCAGGTCGAAATCGCCGATGCCGGCGTGCTCAGGTCCGCGTCCTTTTTTTTACCCAAGGTGACGGTGTCGGAGATCTGGAGCAGGACGGATAGCCCGCTCATGGCGCTCGGCACCAAGCTGAACCAGGAGATCGTGACTTCCGCGGATTTTGATCCCGCTGTCATGAACGATCCCGAGCTCATTTCGAACTACAATACGAGGCTGGCAATCGTGCAGCCCGTCTTCAACGGCGGAAAAGAATATATCGGAAGAAAACAGGCAAAAATTTCCCGGGAAGCTTCGGTCCAGGACCGCGAGCGGACCCGTCAGGAAACAATCTATAACGTGGTGAAAGCGTACTACGGCGTGCTGCTTGCCGAAGAATATCGCAAGGTAGCGCTCCAGTCGCTCGAAACGAGCGAGGCGAACGTCAACCTCGCGCAGGCGCGATACACGGCAGGGGCCGTTCTCCAGTCCGATCTTTTACGCGCCAAGGTGCAGCTTGCCGAGGTCAGGGAGATGGCAACCCGTTCAAGGAACGGAGTCAAGCTCGCAACAGCGGCGCTCAACTTCGCCATGGGCACGCCGCAGGGCAATGAGAATGATTTTTCCGGGACACTTTCTACACAGGATGTGAAGACCGACATGAACGCCATGCTCGACGAGGCAGCTGCGAAGCGGCCTGACCTCATCTCCATGGAGCTGAACCGCAAAAATGCCGAGAAATCGGTGACCATGGCGCGCACCGATTATATTCCGAGCCTGAACCTCATGGGCCAGATGGATTGGAACAGCGACAAGCCTGCCGGCAATGACGCAAAAAGCTGGGCAGTGATGGCGGTGCTCCAGTGGAACCTTTTCGACGGTCTTGTGACCAGATCGAAAGTGAAGGAAGCGCTCGCGACAAGCAGTAGAATGAGATCGATGGAAGAACAGACCCGATCAGGCGTCCAACTCCAGGTCCGTCAGGCTTATTACGATCTTGACGCATCCCTCGACCGGATCTCGGCATCGGCGTCAGCGGCGCAGGAGGCCGAAGAAGGACTTCGGATCGTCCAGAAGCGTTACGAGACGGGCATGACCACCTTCGTCGATGTACTCGGCGCAGAGAGCGCGCTCATCCGCGCGCGCACGAACGCGCTCCAGGCGCTTTACGATAACAATATTGCACAGGCGGAACTGAAACTGGCTGTGGGAACGTTGTAATTCAGTTCGGAGTTCAAAGTTCGGAGTTCAGAGTTTAATTCAAGGAGATCAACATGAATATCAAAACCATAACCGACAAGATCCAGAC
Above is a genomic segment from Nitrospirota bacterium containing:
- a CDS encoding TolC family protein — protein: MKSRKCKIARIATYLILITLLTFMAAAYSYAVETLTLDQAIDKALKNNPGLKAADAQVEIADAGVLRSASFFLPKVTVSEIWSRTDSPLMALGTKLNQEIVTSADFDPAVMNDPELISNYNTRLAIVQPVFNGGKEYIGRKQAKISREASVQDRERTRQETIYNVVKAYYGVLLAEEYRKVALQSLETSEANVNLAQARYTAGAVLQSDLLRAKVQLAEVREMATRSRNGVKLATAALNFAMGTPQGNENDFSGTLSTQDVKTDMNAMLDEAAAKRPDLISMELNRKNAEKSVTMARTDYIPSLNLMGQMDWNSDKPAGNDAKSWAVMAVLQWNLFDGLVTRSKVKEALATSSRMRSMEEQTRSGVQLQVRQAYYDLDASLDRISASASAAQEAEEGLRIVQKRYETGMTTFVDVLGAESALIRARTNALQALYDNNIAQAELKLAVGTL
- a CDS encoding rhodanese-like domain-containing protein, coding for MFFNSNGCQNIGPHDLIKKLETGEDFLLLDVRTPQENAAQAIQGSYLLPLQELGYRIDELPKNKEIVVYCRVGNRSAHACSYLSRMGYKVKNLEGGIMTWNMLENVSMTRAS